The genomic interval GCCGCCACAAGCCGTACATCGGCTTTTGCGCTACGGGCGCGCTCGCTTGGGGATGATGGCGATGGGACCGTCCTGCACCGCGCTGCGCGGCGCGAACGGCTGACCAGGCTCGTACTGTTCGAGGAACTCGATCACTTCGCGCACGATCTGGCTGGGCGTGGAGGAGCCGGCCGTGACGCCCACGGTCTGAGCGCCCTGCAGCCACTCCTCCCGCAGCTGGGAAACGTTGTCGATGCGATACGCCGGCCGTCCCGCGACTTCCCGCACCACCTGGACCAGGCGATTCGAGTTGTTGCTGCGCTCGTCCCCGACGACGATGACCACGTCGCACTGGCGTCCCTGCTCCACCGCCGCCTGCTGGCGCAACTGCGTGGCGAGGCAGATCTCGTTGTAGACCTTCGCATCCGGGTAGCGTTCCAGGACCTTCTGGACGAGCCGCTCCGTGTCCCACTGGCTGAGGGTGGTCTGCGTGACCACGGCGACCTTTTCGGCCGAGAGGCGCAGGGCGGCCAGATCCTCTTCCGTTTCGATCAGGTGGACCCTGCCGGGCGCCTGGCCCATCGCGCCCTCCGGCTCCGGGTGACCCTTCTTGCCGATGTAGATGATCTCGTACCCCTCGGCCACCCGCTCCCGGATCACCTCGTGAGTCCGGGTGACGTCCGGGCACGTCGCGTCGAACACGGTCAGCCCCTTCCGGCGCGCCGCCTCCTTTACCTGAGGCGAGACTCCGTGGGCGGTGAAGATGACGGTGCCGCGCTCCACCTGCTCCAGGAGCTTCAGGCGGTCGGCGCCGTCCAGGGTGATGATTCCCTCGCTCTCCAGCCACTCGACGACGTGGCGGTTGTGGACGATCATCCCCAGGATGTAGATCGGGCGCGGCACGTTCTTGTCGGCGGCGACCCTCTGCGCGAGGGTCATCGCGTCGACGACGCCGTAGCAGTAGCCGCGCGGCGTGATCTTCACCACGCGCATGGGCGACGCCCCTTCCGTGTCCAGTATAGCGGTCGACGCTCACCGGATGACGATCAGCGGTCGCAAGGCCTCCAGCTTTTTCGGCCCGATCCCCGACACGCGCGCAAGGTCGTCGACCGAACGGAACGGCCCGTGCGCCTGGCGTTCCTTCACGATGCGCTCGGCGAGCTCCGGACCGATGCCGGGCAGCGCCTCAAGGACGTCCGCGCCCGCATGGTTGATGTCGACCTTCGCCGGCCCGCTCCCGCCGGCGGCCGACGCCCGCCCAGCCACCGTCTCGCCCTTACGCGGAATGTACACCTGCTGGCCGTCCGAGACCGGCTCGGCGAGGTTCACGGCCGAGAGCTGCGCGTCGGCGGCCGCCCCGCCGGCCGCTTTCACCGCGTCCCAGACGCGCGCTCCGGCCGGCAGGATGTACACGCCCGGAGACCGCACGGCGCCGGCGACATCGACGACTGCCACATCCCTCTGCCCGTCCCGTTCGACGTCGCGCCACCCGGAATACGGTCCGAACGCCTCCGAGGGCCGCCCCGCCCCGTCCGCGGCTGCAGCCGTCGCCCCGGCCTCCGATGCCTCGCTCCCGGGTCCCGCGCCGGCGACCTCGCTGCCGGGCGCTCCGCCGGGCGGGGCGACTTCCGACGCCGCGGCGTTCCATTCCCCCAGCGGATCTGCGGGCATGGCCGCCGCTGCGCGCCAGGCAAGGAGCCCCAACCCCAGCGCCGCCACCATCAGGGCGACCGCCGCCCAGGGCCGGCCGGCCCCCTGTTCAACCCATCGCACGCGAATCCCCCCATGCGGGGGGATTCGTCATCACGGCTTCCAGTTCCTTCCAGTTCCTGCCGGCCGCCGGTTTTCCGCCGCCTCCCGCGCCCGCCTAGACGACGAAGTTCACCAGCCGGTCCGGCACGGCGATCGCCTTCCGCACCGTCTTGCCGGCGAGCAGGGCCTGGACGCGCGCGTCCGCTTG from Clostridia bacterium carries:
- a CDS encoding ComEA family DNA-binding protein gives rise to the protein MRWVEQGAGRPWAAVALMVAALGLGLLAWRAAAAMPADPLGEWNAAASEVAPPGGAPGSEVAGAGPGSEASEAGATAAAADGAGRPSEAFGPYSGWRDVERDGQRDVAVVDVAGAVRSPGVYILPAGARVWDAVKAAGGAAADAQLSAVNLAEPVSDGQQVYIPRKGETVAGRASAAGGSGPAKVDINHAGADVLEALPGIGPELAERIVKERQAHGPFRSVDDLARVSGIGPKKLEALRPLIVIR
- a CDS encoding 4-hydroxy-3-methylbut-2-enyl diphosphate reductase is translated as MRVVKITPRGYCYGVVDAMTLAQRVAADKNVPRPIYILGMIVHNRHVVEWLESEGIITLDGADRLKLLEQVERGTVIFTAHGVSPQVKEAARRKGLTVFDATCPDVTRTHEVIRERVAEGYEIIYIGKKGHPEPEGAMGQAPGRVHLIETEEDLAALRLSAEKVAVVTQTTLSQWDTERLVQKVLERYPDAKVYNEICLATQLRQQAAVEQGRQCDVVIVVGDERSNNSNRLVQVVREVAGRPAYRIDNVSQLREEWLQGAQTVGVTAGSSTPSQIVREVIEFLEQYEPGQPFAPRSAVQDGPIAIIPKRARP